From a single Lactococcus allomyrinae genomic region:
- a CDS encoding NAD(P)/FAD-dependent oxidoreductase, which yields MTKKKIVVIGGGVAGVHATRELSKKLKATANITLIDKHSYHTTMTQLHEVAAGRVPFTTVQYDFQKLLGKRKNVSIVTDSVVSLDKENKKVITKHGSYEYDYVIVALGGEPNDFGVPGVKEHGFTLWSLEDAMKIKRQLETVVQYGSTEVDDEKRRALLTISVAGSGFTGIEMAGELIDWRKKVSTDWKIPEEEITINVVEMMPTILNTLDRKQADKAHAYLEKKNVHVLTNHGIVEVAQDHIKVNVGGRDEEKVAKEIPTHTLIWTTGVQGNTAAKTNLNETERGHRLQANEFMEAVGFEGQGVFVAGDVSGYIEPETGRPTPQIVEAAEQTAGTAAKNIIADINGTSKQKHTSKYQGTMVSVGSAWGVAKIGNARLTGFWAMMMKNIVYFIYTLQLRSAHYFWRYALNEVFRTEDNRNFMRGHASRRGNVLWSLPLRLFYGLIWLLDAVPKVFGNSDQSWMGNTVKISTFLKSNGGWLEKPVAKAADAAAGATSSAASSTTKAVADAAAGATTAAGGSGATHAAAQHVGFWDSIFRTTTDANGVKHVWGLTYEYGTMPKTTTAGVPHWMQPIMKVFVPNYEVALWLQRIMSIVELLLALAIIAGAFTFIASAATAGLTLMFATTGMLTWVSLWYIPVAIALMNGSGRAFGLDRWIQPWLQKWLGQLWYGKSRSIYKGR from the coding sequence ATGACTAAGAAAAAAATCGTAGTCATCGGTGGTGGGGTTGCTGGGGTTCATGCAACACGTGAGCTTTCTAAAAAGCTTAAGGCAACTGCAAACATCACTTTGATTGACAAGCATAGCTATCACACTACGATGACACAGCTTCATGAAGTTGCGGCAGGGCGTGTGCCTTTTACAACAGTTCAATACGATTTCCAAAAACTTTTAGGGAAACGCAAGAATGTTAGCATTGTAACGGATTCTGTTGTCAGCCTTGACAAAGAAAACAAAAAAGTCATCACAAAACATGGTAGCTACGAATATGACTACGTCATCGTTGCTCTCGGTGGAGAACCAAATGACTTTGGTGTACCAGGGGTCAAAGAACACGGCTTCACACTTTGGTCGCTTGAAGATGCGATGAAAATTAAACGTCAATTGGAAACAGTTGTACAATATGGCTCTACTGAAGTTGATGATGAAAAACGTCGCGCTCTTTTGACTATTTCTGTTGCAGGTTCTGGTTTTACTGGGATTGAGATGGCAGGTGAATTGATTGACTGGCGTAAAAAAGTTTCAACAGATTGGAAGATTCCTGAAGAAGAAATCACGATTAACGTTGTTGAAATGATGCCAACCATTCTTAATACTTTGGACCGTAAACAAGCCGATAAAGCCCATGCTTACCTTGAAAAGAAAAATGTTCATGTGTTGACAAATCATGGTATTGTTGAAGTTGCACAAGATCATATCAAAGTCAATGTTGGTGGACGTGACGAAGAAAAAGTTGCTAAAGAAATTCCAACACATACTTTGATTTGGACAACAGGAGTTCAAGGAAATACAGCAGCTAAAACAAATCTAAATGAAACAGAACGCGGTCATCGTCTTCAAGCTAATGAATTCATGGAAGCAGTTGGTTTTGAAGGACAAGGCGTTTTCGTTGCTGGTGACGTGTCAGGATATATTGAACCAGAAACAGGTCGTCCTACACCACAAATCGTTGAAGCTGCAGAACAAACAGCAGGTACAGCAGCTAAAAACATTATTGCTGATATCAATGGTACAAGCAAACAAAAACATACAAGCAAATACCAAGGAACAATGGTTTCTGTTGGTTCAGCTTGGGGTGTTGCTAAAATCGGAAATGCTCGTTTGACAGGTTTCTGGGCAATGATGATGAAAAATATTGTCTACTTCATCTATACATTGCAACTTCGCTCTGCTCACTATTTCTGGCGTTACGCTTTGAATGAGGTATTCCGTACAGAAGATAACCGTAACTTTATGCGCGGTCACGCTTCACGTCGTGGTAATGTTCTTTGGTCACTTCCGCTTCGTTTGTTCTACGGATTGATTTGGTTGCTTGATGCTGTACCAAAAGTATTCGGTAATTCTGATCAATCGTGGATGGGAAATACTGTAAAAATTTCCACATTCTTGAAATCAAACGGAGGCTGGCTTGAAAAGCCTGTTGCAAAAGCAGCAGATGCAGCAGCTGGAGCTACAAGTTCTGCTGCTAGCTCAACAACCAAAGCAGTAGCAGATGCAGCGGCTGGAGCAACTACTGCAGCTGGTGGTAGTGGAGCTACTCATGCAGCAGCACAACACGTTGGATTCTGGGACAGTATTTTCCGTACTACAACAGATGCAAATGGTGTTAAACACGTTTGGGGCTTGACTTACGAATACGGTACAATGCCAAAAACGACAACAGCAGGTGTGCCTCACTGGATGCAACCTATCATGAAAGTCTTCGTACCAAATTACGAAGTAGCGCTTTGGTTGCAACGTATCATGTCAATCGTTGAATTGCTTCTTGCCTTAGCTATCATTGCAGGTGCTTTCACATTTATTGCTTCTGCAGCAACAGCTGGTTTGACTTTGATGTTTGCAACGACTGGTATGTTGACTTGGGTATCACTTTGGTATATTCCAGTTGCGATTGCCCTCATGAATGGTTCAGGTCGTGCATTTGGTCTTGATAGATGGATTCAACCATGGCTTCAAAAATGGCTTGGACAGTTATGGTATGGTAAATCACGTTCTATTTACAAAGGACGTTAA
- the sdaAB gene encoding L-serine ammonia-lyase, iron-sulfur-dependent subunit beta, producing MDNFRYKSVFDIIGPVMIGPSSSHTAGAARIGKIVRSIFGELPEKLEIHLYESFAKTYRGHGTDVALVAGVLGMDTDDERLPQAPQIAYEQGMEISYVPHPEDRAEHPNTARLIAKKGERTMTVTGISIGGGMIQVTELNGFDIAISAGVPTFVVIHEDVPGMIAKVSSVLSEHGINIAQMNVTREARGEKAIMILEVDTPNVEEVIEEMKSIPRLHAVNFFN from the coding sequence GTGGATAATTTTAGATATAAAAGTGTTTTTGATATTATTGGGCCTGTGATGATTGGGCCTTCCAGCTCACATACAGCAGGAGCAGCGCGTATAGGTAAGATTGTGCGCTCTATTTTTGGTGAACTTCCTGAAAAATTAGAAATTCATCTCTATGAATCATTTGCTAAAACCTATCGGGGACATGGAACAGATGTTGCGTTAGTTGCTGGGGTTTTGGGAATGGACACTGATGATGAACGATTACCCCAAGCACCACAGATTGCTTATGAACAAGGGATGGAGATAAGTTATGTTCCTCATCCAGAAGACAGAGCAGAACATCCTAATACGGCTCGTTTAATTGCTAAAAAAGGTGAGCGGACAATGACAGTAACAGGGATTTCCATTGGTGGTGGGATGATTCAAGTGACAGAATTAAATGGCTTTGATATTGCAATTTCCGCAGGAGTTCCTACATTTGTCGTCATTCATGAAGACGTACCTGGGATGATTGCTAAAGTGTCAAGTGTTCTCTCCGAACACGGAATAAATATTGCTCAAATGAATGTTACTCGAGAAGCAAGAGGTGAAAAAGCCATCATGATTCTTGAAGTAGACACGCCAAATGTGGAAGAGGTAATCGAAGAAATGAAGTCTATTCCACGTCTTCATGCCGTGAACTTTTTCAACTAG
- a CDS encoding alpha/beta fold hydrolase: MSFFITNDNVKINFHDYGDKNNQALILIGGYSSSEVTWICQIDDFVAAGYRVITYDHRSHGDSQKVDFGMTLHRIATDLHELIEYLQLSDVVLIGHSMGAATIMAYEELFTDRNLSAVITEDQAPTFLKSKDWLDGKSGRTLETLGTFIDDFPKTRLTQKPLSDDIKRELGKGMKPFDFRRYRSLLQNVILQDWRAELTQEQIPHLFFAGSQSPIFPSSHAQAARDLQPNPDSEVQIFEGCGHILHLEDSKKFNQSVLYFLEKIKKD, from the coding sequence ATGTCTTTTTTTATAACCAACGATAATGTGAAAATAAATTTTCATGATTACGGAGATAAAAATAACCAAGCACTGATTTTAATTGGTGGATATTCATCAAGTGAGGTCACTTGGATTTGTCAAATTGATGATTTTGTAGCGGCTGGTTACCGCGTGATTACTTACGACCATCGTTCACATGGCGATTCTCAAAAAGTTGATTTCGGAATGACTTTGCATCGTATTGCAACTGACTTACATGAATTAATCGAGTATTTACAGCTGTCAGATGTTGTCTTAATCGGTCATTCTATGGGCGCTGCAACGATCATGGCTTACGAAGAATTATTTACTGACAGAAACCTGTCAGCAGTGATTACAGAGGATCAAGCTCCAACTTTTTTAAAATCAAAAGATTGGCTTGATGGTAAATCTGGTAGAACTTTAGAAACATTGGGAACTTTTATTGATGATTTTCCTAAAACAAGACTGACGCAAAAACCACTTTCTGATGATATAAAACGTGAGTTAGGTAAAGGGATGAAACCCTTTGATTTCAGGCGTTATCGCTCACTTTTACAAAATGTTATTTTGCAAGATTGGCGGGCGGAGCTTACTCAGGAACAGATTCCCCACTTGTTCTTTGCAGGAAGTCAATCGCCAATATTTCCATCAAGCCATGCCCAAGCAGCACGTGATTTGCAGCCTAATCCTGACTCAGAAGTCCAAATATTTGAAGGCTGCGGACATATTTTGCATTTAGAAGACAGCAAAAAATTTAATCAAAGTGTACTTTACTTCCTTGAGAAAATAAAAAAAGACTGA
- a CDS encoding CopY/TcrY family copper transport repressor encodes MNDVEFNVSNAELIVMRVIWSLEEARVDEIYRQIPQDLDWSIATVKTLLGRLVKKEMLSTEKEGRKFVYRPLMEECTAINLMADGLLEKVCATKHVNVLKDMIEKSTLTAQDVELLKTALEAKEVVDIKHCNCLETTGTCACRHEHEHEQIAV; translated from the coding sequence ATGAATGACGTAGAATTTAATGTATCCAATGCAGAATTGATTGTGATGCGTGTGATTTGGTCTTTGGAGGAAGCAAGGGTCGATGAGATTTATAGACAAATTCCGCAAGACTTAGATTGGTCTATTGCAACAGTAAAAACTTTGCTTGGTCGCTTAGTAAAAAAAGAAATGCTGAGTACCGAGAAAGAGGGACGTAAGTTTGTTTATAGACCTTTGATGGAAGAGTGTACAGCAATCAATCTTATGGCAGATGGGCTTTTGGAAAAAGTTTGTGCTACGAAACATGTGAATGTGTTAAAAGATATGATTGAAAAGTCAACTTTAACTGCCCAAGATGTTGAGTTGCTGAAAACAGCACTTGAGGCCAAAGAAGTTGTAGATATTAAGCACTGTAACTGCTTGGAAACAACGGGAACTTGCGCTTGTAGACATGAACATGAACATGAACAAATTGCTGTATGA
- a CDS encoding PTS sugar transporter subunit IIC, whose amino-acid sequence MNEFINNKILPPVMKFVNTRAITALKNGMLYAMPFIIVGSIFLILANLPIPAVANWLSTNGWSEVFSQAFSMSFGILAIWAAVGIGYSYVKDAGHGDVALQAGLTSLSAFFIIQSLTIANPMTAALANGTGTLTGKEVTAAFDKLPSAVQGLLNSPVTGVLNLTWNGGQGMIAAILIGLLSGWAYSSMIKAGWKITMPEQVPSNVANQFTSMIPTGVIIIGATVVYALFNKIGHTDAVTFIYHWLSVPLQGLGGSFGGIIIISLLVPFFWFFGVHGGIIMGAITGAFLIPNTFDNAALYQAHKLSLANGAHIVTNEFYNNFINLSGSGITFGLIIFTIFLAKSQQMKSIGKVELVPGLFNINEPFLFGLPLVMNPILALPFFLVPVVVSATVYGAIYFHIVPPMNGVAAPWTTPPIISGFLIGGWQYAVLQAVALLESTLIYLPFARKYDKLLLQQEAENEEELEVEAH is encoded by the coding sequence ATGAATGAGTTTATAAATAATAAAATTTTGCCTCCAGTCATGAAATTTGTTAACACTCGAGCGATTACAGCTCTGAAGAATGGGATGCTTTATGCGATGCCATTCATCATTGTAGGTTCAATTTTCTTGATTTTGGCAAATCTTCCAATCCCTGCAGTTGCAAATTGGTTGTCAACTAATGGCTGGTCTGAAGTTTTTAGCCAAGCTTTCAGTATGTCCTTCGGTATTTTGGCGATTTGGGCTGCGGTCGGGATTGGTTATAGTTATGTCAAAGATGCTGGGCATGGTGATGTTGCTTTGCAAGCAGGTTTGACATCACTTTCGGCATTCTTTATTATTCAATCGCTGACTATTGCAAATCCCATGACAGCGGCGCTTGCAAATGGTACAGGTACGCTCACAGGTAAGGAAGTCACAGCCGCTTTTGACAAATTACCCAGTGCCGTACAAGGTCTTTTGAATAGTCCAGTGACAGGTGTTCTTAATCTGACTTGGAATGGTGGTCAAGGGATGATTGCTGCCATACTGATTGGACTTTTGAGCGGTTGGGCTTATAGCTCAATGATTAAAGCAGGTTGGAAGATTACCATGCCTGAGCAAGTGCCTTCAAATGTTGCCAATCAATTCACATCAATGATTCCAACGGGTGTAATTATCATTGGAGCAACGGTAGTTTATGCTTTGTTTAATAAGATTGGTCATACGGATGCTGTAACATTTATTTATCATTGGTTGTCTGTTCCTTTGCAAGGACTTGGCGGTTCATTTGGTGGAATTATCATCATCTCACTTCTAGTGCCATTCTTTTGGTTCTTTGGTGTGCATGGTGGGATTATCATGGGTGCGATTACTGGTGCTTTCTTGATTCCTAACACTTTTGATAATGCTGCGCTTTACCAAGCCCATAAGTTGTCGTTGGCAAATGGTGCACATATTGTAACGAATGAGTTTTATAATAACTTTATCAACTTGTCAGGGTCTGGGATTACTTTTGGACTGATTATTTTCACTATTTTCCTTGCAAAATCTCAACAAATGAAGTCAATTGGTAAAGTTGAGTTGGTTCCTGGTTTGTTCAATATTAATGAACCATTCCTGTTTGGATTGCCATTGGTTATGAATCCAATTTTAGCCTTGCCATTCTTCCTTGTACCTGTAGTGGTTTCAGCAACGGTTTATGGTGCGATTTATTTCCATATTGTTCCACCGATGAACGGAGTGGCTGCGCCTTGGACAACACCTCCAATTATCTCAGGTTTCTTGATTGGTGGCTGGCAATACGCTGTTTTGCAAGCAGTCGCTTTACTAGAATCGACTTTGATTTATTTACCATTTGCGCGTAAATACGATAAATTACTTTTGCAACAAGAAGCTGAAAATGAAGAAGAACTTGAAGTAGAAGCACATTAA
- a CDS encoding glycoside hydrolase family 1 protein yields the protein MKNKMPKGFFWGNSTSSMQTEGGWNEGGKGQSVYDVDTAGRTAKNWQITIDNFHGYRHDFDLMKEMNMNMYRFQISWSRVVPDGDGDFNEQGIAFYSEMIDELLSRGIEPMICLYHFDMPLVLAEKYNGFLSRAVEEAFVRFGKEMMRRFSSRVKYWIVFNEHNLYFAEGFEHYSGVLKKELTVNDCYTVFHHTMLAHCELADFLHEISDAKIGGMLATTEVYPASTSPKDSLYLRKFDEFYNRNLCDVYAFGHYSDEVLTFIRNHKIEMDFQKGDELILERGISDFISFSYYRSVLLDATTLTDEDVPNFYLSKAMKLNPLLSHNQWGWSIDPEGFRRILNRIYHEFGLPVFPIENGIGQDESWDGEHEIEDDVRINYHKEHIEAMKNAMFLDGVDIIGYLGWGLIDIPASGGNIDKRYGAVYVEPETLKRVPKKSFHWFKKVFGSNGDEF from the coding sequence ATGAAAAATAAAATGCCAAAAGGTTTTTTCTGGGGGAATTCAACGTCATCCATGCAAACAGAAGGAGGCTGGAATGAAGGCGGTAAAGGTCAATCGGTCTATGATGTTGATACAGCAGGGCGAACGGCTAAAAATTGGCAGATCACAATTGATAATTTTCATGGTTATCGACATGATTTTGATTTGATGAAGGAAATGAACATGAATATGTATCGTTTCCAAATTTCTTGGTCACGTGTCGTGCCAGATGGGGATGGTGATTTCAATGAGCAAGGCATTGCTTTTTATAGCGAAATGATTGACGAGCTGCTTTCACGTGGGATTGAGCCGATGATTTGCCTTTATCATTTTGATATGCCACTGGTTTTAGCAGAAAAATATAATGGCTTTTTGAGTCGCGCTGTTGAAGAAGCCTTCGTACGCTTTGGTAAAGAGATGATGCGTCGTTTTTCAAGTCGTGTCAAGTATTGGATTGTATTCAACGAGCATAATTTATATTTTGCAGAGGGATTTGAGCATTATTCTGGTGTCCTAAAAAAAGAATTAACAGTGAATGATTGTTATACTGTATTTCATCATACGATGCTTGCTCACTGCGAGCTTGCTGATTTTCTTCATGAAATTTCTGATGCAAAAATTGGTGGAATGTTGGCGACAACAGAGGTTTATCCTGCCTCGACTTCGCCAAAAGATAGTTTGTATTTGAGAAAATTTGATGAGTTTTACAATCGAAATCTCTGTGATGTTTATGCTTTCGGACATTATTCAGATGAAGTATTGACTTTTATTCGTAATCACAAGATTGAGATGGACTTTCAAAAAGGTGATGAACTGATTTTGGAGAGAGGGATTTCGGACTTCATTTCATTTTCTTATTATCGTTCGGTACTTCTGGATGCTACAACATTAACAGACGAAGATGTCCCCAATTTTTATCTATCAAAAGCAATGAAATTAAATCCACTTCTTTCACATAACCAATGGGGATGGTCAATCGACCCAGAGGGTTTTAGACGCATTTTGAATCGAATTTATCATGAATTTGGATTGCCTGTCTTTCCAATAGAAAATGGAATTGGGCAGGATGAATCTTGGGATGGTGAACACGAGATTGAAGACGATGTGCGCATTAATTATCATAAGGAGCATATCGAAGCAATGAAAAATGCAATGTTCCTTGATGGTGTGGATATAATAGGGTATTTAGGATGGGGGTTGATTGATATTCCAGCGTCAGGTGGAAATATTGACAAACGTTACGGTGCTGTATATGTTGAGCCAGAAACACTCAAACGTGTACCGAAAAAATCATTTCACTGGTTCAAAAAAGTTTTTGGAAGCAACGGTGATGAGTTCTGA
- a CDS encoding MurR/RpiR family transcriptional regulator — protein MINFSPEQVRTLNELESSVFNFILANLGISEGLSVRELAQAVHVSTATVMRMTRKLGFDGWVEMKYYLKNQNQVDEVPVNYYENLLQLDLFLRKITSKESSRKLEAAVELIQQARYIIFIGVGSSGALAEYGARYFTNIGLESYAISDPYQAIKGKGAPDVLSIILSASGETDKIIERVVKLREERSAKIISITNQSETTLSKLSNINLTYNFQTEYSNYDPLENLTSQLPVVAFLEILAHKAVEQVKKIDKKEF, from the coding sequence ATGATTAATTTTTCACCAGAACAAGTCAGAACACTCAATGAATTAGAGAGTTCAGTCTTTAATTTTATATTGGCAAATCTTGGTATTTCAGAAGGTCTATCCGTAAGAGAACTTGCTCAGGCTGTTCATGTTTCAACTGCAACGGTAATGAGAATGACCAGAAAGTTAGGCTTTGATGGATGGGTGGAGATGAAGTATTACCTGAAAAATCAAAATCAGGTTGATGAAGTCCCTGTCAATTATTATGAAAATCTGCTACAACTTGACTTGTTTTTAAGAAAAATTACCTCGAAAGAGTCATCAAGGAAACTTGAGGCGGCAGTAGAGTTAATTCAACAAGCGAGGTATATTATTTTTATCGGTGTCGGTTCATCTGGGGCTTTAGCGGAATATGGTGCTAGATATTTTACCAATATTGGGTTAGAATCTTATGCTATTTCAGACCCTTATCAAGCAATCAAGGGTAAGGGCGCACCTGATGTGCTGAGCATAATTTTGTCCGCTTCGGGTGAAACGGATAAAATTATTGAGCGAGTTGTTAAATTGCGTGAGGAGCGTTCTGCAAAGATTATCTCTATCACAAATCAGTCAGAAACGACCTTGTCTAAATTATCCAACATCAATCTTACTTATAATTTTCAAACAGAATATTCAAATTATGACCCGCTGGAAAATTTGACCTCACAACTTCCTGTTGTTGCTTTTTTGGAGATTTTGGCACATAAAGCTGTGGAGCAAGTCAAAAAGATAGATAAGAAAGAATTTTAA
- a CDS encoding LytTR family DNA-binding domain-containing protein, protein MNSVMIDAEFYAGNRLESFVLQAEEKLEIKNKIYTTRVFYNHEDAYRYLQTYHNEIKACFIKIATRRELEILKKMQNLKTQAFFMIYTDNPELNSELLAFTISQLWTHMTIKSEHDDEIKKMIEKVLAYTFTNNLKTVEISGYPVAVDSILYIVSDKIHRNYLKAVTKDNECLIRGTIAEVKNKIPDLISLGRGLLVNPKKIRHIEADGLTLSFEQSLVKIKAPASCKKELRSLKSHDK, encoded by the coding sequence ATGAATAGTGTCATGATTGATGCAGAATTTTATGCAGGCAATCGTCTTGAAAGTTTTGTCCTCCAAGCAGAGGAAAAGCTAGAAATTAAAAATAAGATTTATACAACGCGCGTGTTTTACAATCATGAAGATGCCTACCGTTATCTTCAAACTTACCATAATGAGATAAAAGCGTGTTTTATTAAAATTGCAACAAGGCGAGAGTTAGAAATTCTCAAAAAGATGCAAAACTTAAAAACTCAAGCTTTTTTCATGATTTATACAGATAATCCAGAATTGAACTCTGAATTACTTGCCTTTACAATATCTCAACTCTGGACACATATGACCATAAAAAGTGAACATGATGATGAGATAAAGAAAATGATTGAAAAAGTGCTAGCTTATACTTTTACAAATAACCTGAAAACAGTAGAGATAAGCGGTTATCCTGTTGCTGTAGATTCTATTTTGTATATTGTATCAGACAAAATTCATCGGAATTATCTTAAAGCAGTGACAAAGGACAATGAGTGTCTCATTCGTGGAACAATTGCTGAAGTAAAAAATAAAATCCCAGATTTAATTTCATTGGGGCGTGGATTATTGGTTAATCCAAAGAAAATACGACATATAGAAGCAGATGGATTGACTTTGAGTTTTGAGCAAAGTCTAGTGAAAATAAAAGCACCAGCCAGTTGTAAAAAAGAGTTAAGGTCACTAAAATCTCATGATAAATAA
- a CDS encoding heavy-metal-associated domain-containing protein has protein sequence MKETLKIEGMTCEHCVMHVTKALESVEGVAKAKVSLKKNEALVKFDTPATLEAMSAAVTEAGYKVNL, from the coding sequence ATGAAAGAAACATTGAAAATTGAAGGTATGACTTGTGAACATTGTGTAATGCACGTAACCAAAGCATTGGAATCAGTTGAGGGAGTGGCAAAAGCAAAGGTTTCTTTAAAGAAAAATGAAGCTTTGGTGAAATTTGATACTCCTGCAACCCTTGAAGCAATGAGCGCTGCAGTAACTGAAGCAGGTTATAAAGTAAATTTATAA
- the sdaAA gene encoding L-serine ammonia-lyase, iron-sulfur-dependent, subunit alpha — MFKNIAELIEDSKEYSSVTELMIAIEMEQTGRERKQIWELMERNLEIMLNSVDKGLLGEKSLTGLTGGDAKLMNEYILSGKALSGDIILGAARDAVAVNEVNAQMGLICATPTAGSAGCLPGVLTAATAKLSLTHENQIEFLFAAGAFGLAIANNATISGAEGGCQAEVGSASAMASAALVLAAGGTAEQAGFAIALVLQNMLGLICDPVAGLVEIPCVHRNAMGASQAMISADMALAGIKTMIPVDEVVNTMYNVGRTLPTAFRETAEGGLAQTPTGRRIMAEIFGEDKN, encoded by the coding sequence ATGTTTAAAAATATTGCAGAATTGATTGAGGATTCTAAAGAATACTCCTCTGTAACAGAACTAATGATTGCCATAGAGATGGAGCAAACGGGAAGAGAGCGTAAACAGATTTGGGAACTGATGGAACGAAATTTGGAGATAATGCTTAATTCTGTTGATAAAGGCTTGCTTGGAGAAAAATCTTTAACAGGTTTGACTGGAGGAGATGCAAAATTAATGAATGAGTATATCCTTTCGGGAAAAGCTTTGTCAGGTGATATTATCTTAGGTGCAGCAAGAGATGCTGTGGCGGTAAATGAGGTAAATGCGCAAATGGGGTTAATTTGTGCGACTCCAACTGCAGGTTCGGCAGGTTGTTTACCTGGAGTATTGACGGCTGCAACGGCTAAACTTTCTTTGACACACGAAAATCAGATTGAGTTTTTATTTGCAGCAGGTGCATTTGGATTAGCTATTGCAAATAATGCGACTATTTCAGGAGCTGAGGGCGGTTGTCAAGCTGAGGTGGGTTCAGCTTCAGCGATGGCATCGGCTGCTTTAGTTTTAGCTGCTGGTGGTACTGCTGAACAGGCTGGCTTTGCTATTGCTCTGGTATTGCAAAATATGCTAGGGTTGATTTGTGACCCTGTCGCTGGTTTAGTTGAGATACCATGTGTGCATCGAAATGCGATGGGTGCTTCTCAAGCTATGATTTCTGCTGATATGGCCTTAGCAGGTATAAAAACAATGATTCCAGTGGATGAGGTTGTTAATACGATGTATAATGTTGGACGAACTTTACCAACTGCTTTCCGTGAGACTGCTGAAGGAGGTCTAGCTCAAACTCCTACAGGAAGACGTATCATGGCCGAAATTTTTGGTGAAGATAAGAATTAA
- a CDS encoding iron-sulfur cluster biosynthesis family protein: MKITFDDNITKRLSELTESKTGDFVLDFDHTLSTEMIDSSCCGITRYRIVLVDKGAVPAVFDGRIDSPMGEFFCKKWGMMYFDEEMNVRLTANHLIEIMGRGEQIAPHIEIVDYRQK, encoded by the coding sequence ATGAAAATTACATTTGATGATAATATTACCAAACGTCTGTCAGAACTGACAGAATCGAAAACTGGGGATTTTGTTTTAGATTTTGACCACACATTGAGCACCGAGATGATTGATAGTTCATGCTGCGGAATTACACGCTATCGCATTGTTTTAGTTGATAAAGGTGCTGTACCTGCTGTGTTTGACGGACGTATTGATTCTCCAATGGGTGAGTTTTTCTGTAAAAAATGGGGAATGATGTATTTTGACGAAGAAATGAATGTTCGTTTAACTGCTAATCATTTGATTGAAATTATGGGACGAGGCGAACAAATCGCTCCTCATATCGAAATTGTTGATTATAGGCAAAAATAA